In one Nicotiana sylvestris chromosome 8, ASM39365v2, whole genome shotgun sequence genomic region, the following are encoded:
- the LOC104243319 gene encoding mechanosensitive ion channel protein 6-like, translating into MDKLRKSFKSLSPDNTINTSLQSEEELQVLLNQTEKEGKTNFTMTSSSPAMDTSDAMDVIVKINTRETPKGLKDTELSSSSKSQFSKNGGNSNSKTWRDSSYDFTNDDVMKEQWNSNKDFDFVTESPLSRVNEESPNNGGGVLTPRDVKVSFNDHLNETKRRRSSASGGEAGVQDEVLLCSSTSSFRSKSSLLKTKTKSRLMDPPEQDHKSQKMTMKSGFLGKGSEIDEEDPFWDEDLPEQYKKMKFSTLSVLQLVSLILIIAALICSLTIRVLREKRIFELELWKWELMVLVLISGRLVSGWLIRIVVYFIERNFLWRKRVLYFVYGLRNAVQNCIWLSFVLIAWQSIFDKKVERVTHGKVLPYVSRVWVCLLVGTFIWLLKTLLVKVLAMSFHVTAFFDRIQESLFNQYVIETLSGPPFVEIENEQEEEEKVMAEVQKLQNAGATLPADLKAAILQKRPIGTARTSPPSAIARSPVFSRVMSKKEKEEEGGITLDHLHRLNQKNISAWNMKRLTNIVRKGVLSTLHDQLQESTDEGESVEITSEKLAKVAARKIFNNVAKPGSKFIYLEDFMRFMREDEALKTIRLFEGGTEAKGVSKRALKTWVVNAFRERRALALSLNDTKTAVKKLHHMLNVLVAVIIVVIWLLILRVANTHFLVLMSSQVLLVVFMFGNSAKTTFEAIIFLFVMHPFDVGDRLEVEGVQMIVEEMNILTTVFLRYDNQKIIYPNSVLSTKPISNYYRSPHMGDAIDFCIHISTPMDKIAAMKEKITRFVDNKSDHWYPAPLIVMRDVEDLNRIKWSVWLSHTMNHQDMGERWSRRALLVEEMIKIFRELDIEYRMLPLDVNVRNLPPLPSSRVPSNWTICA; encoded by the exons atGGACAAACTTAGAAAATCCTTTAAATCTCTTTCCCCTGATAATACTATTAACACTTCCTTACAGTCTGAAGAAGAACTCCAAGTTCTCTTGAACCAAactgaaaaagaaggaaaaaccaATTTTACTATGACTTCTTCTTCCCCTGCTATGGATACATCCGATGCTATGGACGTTATCGTCAAAATTAACACCAGAGAAACCCCAAAAGGTCTTAAAGATACCGAactttcctcttcttcaaaaTCCCAGTTCAGTAAAAATGGTGGCAACAGCAACAGTAAAACGTGGAGAGATTCCAGTTATGATTTTACaaatgatgatgttatgaaagaACAATGGAACAGTAACAAAGATTTTGATTTTGTAACGGAGTCGCCGTTATCTAGAGTTAATGAAGAGAGTCCCAATAACGGTGGTGGCGTTCTTACACCGAGGGATGTTAAGGTTTCGTTTAACGACCACCTTAACGAAACAAAACGACGCCGTTCTAGTGCTAGTGGTGGAGAAGCTGGTGTACAAGATGAAGTTTTGTTATGCAGTTCCACCTCTTCATTCAGGTCAAAATCTAGTCTTTTGAAAACGAAGACAAAATCAAGATTAATGGACCCACCTGAACAAGATCATAAGTCTCAGAAGATGACGATGAAATCTGGGTTTTTAGGAAAAGGTAGTGAAATTGATGAAGAGGATCCTTTTTGGGATGAGGATTTGCCTGAGCAATATAAGAAGATGAAGTTCAGTACATTGAGTGTTCTTCAGTTGGTAAGTTTGATTTTGATTATTGCTGCTTTAATTTGTAGTTTAACAATTCGAGTTTTAAGGGAAAAGAGGATCTTTGAGCTTGAATTGTGGAAATGGGAGTTAATGGTTTTGGTGTTAATTTCTGGGAGATTGGTTTCTGGTTGGTTGATTAGGATTGTGGTTTACTTCATTGAGCGTAATTTTTTGTGGCGAAAGCGGGTTTTATATTTTGTTTATGGATTGAGGAATGCAGTGCAGAACTGTATTTGGTTGAGTTTTGTGTTGATAGCTTGGCAATCTATTTTTGATAAGAAGGTTGAGAGGGTGACCCATGGGAAGGTGTTACCTTACGTGTCTCGCGTTTGGGTGTGTCTTTTGGTTGGTACATTCATTTGGCTGCTGAAAACCCTACTTGTAAAGGTGCTGGCTATGTCGTTTCATGTTACTGCATTCTTTGATCGGATTCAAGAATCTTTGTTTAATCAGTACGTGATTGAAACGTTGTCTGGGCCACCGTTTGTTGAAATTGAGAATGAAcaagaggaggaggagaaagtTATGGCCGAGGTGCAGAAGCTTCAGAATGCTGGAGCTACATTGCCTGCTGATCTAAAAGCAGCCATATTACAGAAGAGACCAATTGGAACAGCACGGACTAGTCCCCCATCTGCTATTGCAAGGAGTCCTGTTTTCTCCAGGGTCATGTCgaagaaggaaaaggaagaagaagggggTATCACTTTAGATCATCTGCATAGGTTGAATCAGAAGAACATTTCAGCTTGGAATATGAAAAGATTGACAAATATTGTTAGGAAAGGGGTGCTGTCAACTCTGCATGATCAGCTACAGGAATCAACAGATGAGGGTGAATCTGTAGAGATCACAAGTGAAAAACTGGCTAAAGTTGCAGCCAGGAAGATATTTAACAATGTGGCCAAGCCGGGCTCCAA GTTCATCTATCTGGAGGATTTTATGCGTTTTATGAGAGAAGATGAGGCTCTGAAAACAATACGCCTCTTTGAAGGTGGAACTGAAGCCAAAGGTGTCAGTAAGCGGGCTTTAAAAACTTGGGTG GTGAATGCATTTAGAGAACGCAGAGCTCTTGCTTTGTCTTTGAATGATACAAAGACTGCTGTGAAGAAACTGCATCATATGTTGAATGTCCTCGTGGCAGTTATCATAGTGGTCATTTGGCTCCTTATACTGAGAGTTGCCAACACACATTTCTTGGTTTTGATGAGTTCCCAAGTTCTCCTGGTGGTATTCATGTTCGGAAACTCAGCCAAGACAACCTTTGAGGCAATCATTTTTTTATTCGTCATGCACCCATTTGATGTAGGTGATCGTCTTGAAGTCGAAGGAGTTCAG ATGATAGTCGAAGAGATGAATATATTGACGACAGTTTTCCTGAGATACGATAACCAGAAGATCATCTATCCAAACAGTGTCTTGTCTACAAAGCCCATAAGTAATTACTATCGCAGTCCACACATGGGAGATGCAATTGACTTCTGCATTCATATTTCCACTCCTATGGACAAGATTGCTGCAATGAAGGAGAAAATCACAAG GTTTGTCGACAACAAGAGCGATCATTGGTATCCAGCTCCATTGATTGTAATGAGGGATGTGGAAGACTTAAACAGGATAAAATGGTCAGTGTGGCTTTCGCATACAATGAATCACCAAGATATGGGAGAGAGATGGTCAAGGAGAGCTCTTTTAGTTGAAGAGATGATAAAGATATTCAGGGAGCTTGATATTGAATACCGTATGCTGCCTCTTGATGTCAACGTTCGTAACTTGCCACCATTGCCATCAAGTAGAGTTCCCTCTAACTGGACAATTTGTGCTTAG